The following proteins come from a genomic window of Corynebacterium falsenii:
- the ccsB gene encoding c-type cytochrome biogenesis protein CcsB — MIIDQELSQFADLAYRTAEAVYLLALAVSLVFYGIIRVATDRRRERAEELNKLKADSREKVLAATGASTTGATGGGIAVDDEAGTTATSYDDQLPERLRVDNVRKQVERADKLGGITQALVWLGIALHVVFVVLRGMAAGRFPWGNLFEYVSVVTMFAMIIAALVIRRKSMRVMWPWILTPVVLLLFYGGTKLYAQTAPVVPALKSYWFVIHVSTVSIGGGIGLVSGMASIMYLFRRVQPKGKEKGFIGAIVGPLPDAAKLDALAYRTAIWTLPIFGLGIIFGAIWADAAWGRFWGWDPKETVSFVTWLLYAGYLHARATPGWRGPKSAWINVLAFATMVFNLFFINMVVSGLHSYAGLS; from the coding sequence ATGATTATCGATCAGGAGCTATCTCAGTTCGCTGACTTGGCCTACCGCACTGCTGAGGCTGTGTACCTTCTGGCTCTGGCCGTATCCCTCGTCTTCTACGGCATCATTCGCGTCGCCACCGACCGCCGCCGCGAGCGTGCAGAGGAACTGAACAAGCTCAAGGCCGACTCCCGTGAGAAGGTCCTGGCCGCAACCGGGGCATCGACCACCGGTGCCACTGGCGGGGGCATTGCCGTCGACGACGAGGCAGGCACCACCGCCACGTCCTACGACGATCAGCTGCCCGAGCGGCTTCGGGTCGACAACGTGCGCAAGCAGGTGGAGCGTGCCGACAAGCTCGGCGGTATCACCCAGGCCCTCGTGTGGCTCGGCATTGCGCTGCACGTGGTCTTCGTTGTGCTGCGCGGCATGGCCGCTGGCCGCTTCCCGTGGGGCAACCTCTTCGAGTATGTCTCCGTGGTCACGATGTTCGCCATGATCATCGCAGCCCTGGTGATCCGTCGGAAGTCCATGCGCGTCATGTGGCCCTGGATCCTCACCCCCGTCGTGCTCCTGCTGTTCTATGGAGGCACGAAGCTCTACGCCCAGACCGCGCCCGTCGTTCCCGCGCTGAAGTCCTACTGGTTTGTCATTCACGTCTCCACCGTCTCCATCGGTGGCGGCATCGGCTTGGTTTCCGGCATGGCGTCCATCATGTACCTGTTCCGCCGCGTCCAGCCGAAGGGCAAGGAGAAGGGCTTCATCGGCGCCATCGTCGGCCCACTCCCGGACGCCGCCAAGCTGGACGCCCTGGCATACCGCACCGCCATCTGGACCCTGCCGATCTTCGGCCTGGGTATCATCTTCGGCGCCATTTGGGCAGACGCCGCGTGGGGTCGCTTCTGGGGCTGGGACCCGAAGGAAACCGTATCTTTCGTGACCTGGCTGCTGTACGCCGGTTACCTCCACGCCCGCGCAACGCCCGGCTGGCGAGGCCCGAAGTCCGCGTGGATCAACGTGCTGGCTTTCGCCACGATGGTGTTCAACCTCTTCTTCATCAACATGGTGGTCTCCGGCCTGCACTCCTACGCTGGCTTGAGCTAG